The following coding sequences lie in one Terriglobales bacterium genomic window:
- a CDS encoding DUF1732 domain-containing protein translates to LRAATAEVSKLRAAVLRAHLEKVQSRMQELLGGHADPERILQEAALLAERSDVQEELVRLEAHVTQFLDLLEAGGETGKKLDFLLQEMNREANTMLSKTAGLAGEGLRITEHGLAMKSEIEKSREQVLNLE, encoded by the coding sequence CCTGCGCGCCGCCACCGCCGAGGTCTCCAAGCTGCGGGCCGCGGTCTTGCGCGCCCACTTGGAGAAAGTACAATCGCGCATGCAGGAGCTGCTGGGCGGCCACGCCGATCCCGAGCGCATCCTGCAGGAAGCCGCGCTGCTGGCCGAGCGCAGCGACGTCCAGGAAGAACTAGTGCGGCTGGAGGCCCACGTCACGCAGTTCCTGGATTTGCTCGAGGCCGGCGGCGAGACCGGCAAGAAACTCGACTTCCTGCTGCAGGAGATGAACCGCGAGGCCAATACCATGCTCTCCAAGACCGCCGGGCTGGCCGGCGAGGGCCTGCGCATCACCGAGCATGGCCTGGCCATGAAGTCGGAGATCGAAAAGTCCCGCGAGCAGGTGCTCAACCTGGAATGA